A genomic segment from Corythoichthys intestinalis isolate RoL2023-P3 chromosome 2, ASM3026506v1, whole genome shotgun sequence encodes:
- the wnk3 gene encoding serine/threonine-protein kinase WNK3 isoform X2 codes for MATDPGEPTGTEDSSEKPDGQRETDLDKEGDANTQTERTCRTPSNLLQSQACGRRGTGEEFRGAGEAPKENAVALVTPQIFFSTPALPVDTGQKCQRREKRFFRKSVEVCEEEDDVVLPEAPHSAPHLELRSFDPVFTSNVTQQGTVSCTALRQDPSEPSEQEVKDGPPSSPTQKGKEREREQEEEAEMKAVATSPGGRFLKFDIELGRGAFKTVYKGLDTETWVEVAWCELQDRKLTKAEQQRFKEEAEMLKGLQHPNIVRFYDSWESVLRGKKCIVLVTELMTSGTLKTYLKRFKVMKPKVLRSWCRQILKGLHFLHTRTPPIVHRDLKCDNIFITGPTGSVKIGDLGLATLMRTSFAKSVIGTPEFMAPEMYEEHYDESVDVYAFGMCMLEMATSEYPYSECQNAAQIYRKVTSGIKPASFDKVNDPEIKEIIEGCIRQNKSQRLSIRDLLNHAFFGEDTGVRVELAEEDTGTQDCLALRIWVEEPKKMKGKHKDNEAIEFSYDLENDSAEEVALEMVKSGFFHESDAKVVGKSIRDRVNQIKKSRERRQQQQQLLQQQQQGFEERRDSTITSCTVSRLSSPSLLGGAATGGGGQEADNLPEVDPHVVRGATLCLPGESLGSASCESCASGQSQSYSQPAESFALSQTSQPISRTAVLTNPPRLPVVESGTVGQSASLSSMSQSRGPPVGQTFLQPSAMVQQSQTFPSDAFQTAAPQASLAPSQSYITAVSPQVLTSSMSVGEPAGLVVTILPLAQQSQAPPNQLIDIIQQPVPQQTQPLQTIVQPQKGQSGHTPALQQQQIESQGILPETLLSTTQPQRNLPTIVGRNLNEPQQQICLQQTLPLNPLNQAAEKGLEQQALSLPPHGEFSQTVRCPCEQITMQPQQVLHADQHQTYIPLEPQQVQLKHQQPEQQHTVVQKHLLNQQTALLQQQHQDKPQQQNLEQQKQLYQQVENPQATVHEDPLRQQQAEHQQPQLTQQQALLQQHFQQQLALQQQQQAVLQQQPQQEVIPQHQKERLQQHVVLQQQFQEHQQRQATIVQLQQTEKQEAVASLPRGSQQHIEQKQSEMHQAYAPQLNSAQFIAHNPLTGQQAALILQQQAHSNPTPPQEVIQYHSQIGPSVPAPMIMQPVMTSGVVSAQAPSQQGQSEVPTQSLSHIPVQYINQSTVQAAQMMIEPHVVPAVGTTQEATEIVIHAQNQVSAQPVILPQPLQSSGCLSQPLLSKNTSANVQIMGQQRQPTVQHPVTISGQEPHETLFPHNVHMSGMLLPQLQLQTQNQTILQTPSHCAVSHLTAQSSPQTSYQSPLFRHDVTNTPQQYQQANTTNLPSLIDPACVVTTAVNIPVVLAQQKQPLGSTENSSVIQPISQPQLQMLSQAQQLPPSQIQLPVKPIQCPLSSQIGRDEAKLSAQRPQPAMHPDTQLAPRNEANHHSQSTNLSSLCKSAAMGMVPSPQHQDKHTLAAHTHTHSDIQAQSHSQTHIQNQAHSYMQVPPAEVLHEVLPVHQIIVSPSLTTSLPSSQPSSHPVPAPSAPELPSPPAAQVNLPGQGNFIPASPPPAAAIQLLNSHSPKLPQASLQDCDISQLSISQDCLPLSNTERPSSTGSVPTNGEEAVLLLANGKLEKVKGQRRASSLKHDNKVSHQFQLSMLQVSGSGDNMVECQLETHSNKMVTFKFDMDGDSPEDIADYMVEEVFVLDVEKEKFIEELRAIVKKAQEILQTHSLTGSTDQLQVSTPTSTTSDSVPHSSPVGRWRFFINQTIRHKDSLSTQGTATTPPTGETRTLQPLKTEKENETSQNLEPFSGVSTPSPGSTLLTPSTTTVLTSHTLESSHETADPQTTSAGLDLPILTSISVDQRPSVPITTPISVVTNLTAMPAAAVIAPSTPATVQADVTVSHVGLEHPKQIISQQVLVAEQPQQFLHKHLAQQSEIPAELPPKWCQTQNPEREEVARAADVPLKQHPLPKQSSLQQSESEVSTGETSVTEDAAPWHPSSDSTLPPLHLGATEAPLLPLSLTFTPSPAQPSSVAESDSEGPPKMEFGDNRMKTLDEKLRNLLYQEHSGTSPIGGATSALTSTASTSAGAEESSEPQPLSYPPPTSVSDASPLSTSSTTSSSTTTTTDPESCEGAEEGSPEVLHSAERQPCVSEPSTTTPASLCSASQEIPAGPQRPPVPGEPTILAVPSQCDNSTAGEALQPYRQQIPLQHGAQQHIEGGGYFGLNLTCPSIRNPVSSKKSWTRKFKNWACKLRHSASLFKKPRVQQASLLDGQSGSLSSKEVKEMAQPTQSRKGRFHVTPVPHDTSSGHGSAQRKVGRFSVTKADTQDELGQTDSSPVSSVHIRERRRSRTKEVEKDEGKRTLAIAHLSRAHGQSHSPIDSSDDDDDGSELEDEDLRKELHKLREKHIKEVVSLQAQQNRELQELYRQLRSQKDQRQSLPACLSRSPALPATPPLLSPRRPRPAKIKLRPRPHSHMDNNSVTNAAFQQSSSFSGAEQSGVRPHWSLEHRSSLPAKRDQSPARKSTFTELHKLVDNWTNETAGHTVPKPSLNEIKHIQQVQELGSWTRPTEVVPSVWFPMVPLNPQAASVAGSLSVAAPPQNTGGSSQSITPGQQAHVAQLPQMQPSLHFQQQMTFQQAPACQHAQQQPVSLAQMPVAVQPPALSPQSQPPLPSHAAASPAATAVSVPFARAPSTPTVASVGAFCSCSSSSSTCCSSSSCLKAAVPSSAKSHPTDTSRLHASSGTEMKPRLV; via the exons GACCGCAAGCTGACCAAGGCGGAGCAACAGCGCTTCAAGGAAGAGGCGGAAATGTTAAAGGGGCTCCAGCATCCCAACATTGTGCGCTTCTACGACTCATGGGAATCTGTTCTGCGTGGCAAGAAGTGCATCGTCCTCGTTACTGAACTCATGACGTCGGGAACGCTCAAAAC ATACTTGAAGCGTTTTAAGGTGATGAAGCCCAAGGTTCTGAGGAGCTGGTGTCGTCAAATCCTGAAGGGCCTTCATTTCCTGCATACCAGGACTCCTCCCATCGTGCACAGGGATCTCAAATGTGACAACATCTTTATCACGGGCCCCACCGGATCTGTAAAAATAGGTGATCTGGGACTGGCCACCCTCATGAGGACCTCTTTTGCCAAAAGCGTCATAG GAACCCCGGAATTCATGGCTCCAGAAATGTATGAGGAGCATTATGATGAGTCTGTAGATGTTTACGCCTTTGGAATGTGCATGCTTGAGATGGCGACTTCTGAATACCCCTACTCCGAGTGCCAAAACGCCGCTCAGATTTACCGCAAAGTCACAAGT GGGATAAAACCAGCCAGCTTTGATAAAGTAAATGACCCCGAGATTAAAGAAATCATTGAAGGGTGTATTCGTCAGAACAAGAGCCAGAG GCTCTCCATCCGAGACCTCCTGAATCACGCTTTCTTTGGCGAAGACACTGGGGTCCGCGTTGAGTTGGCAGAGGAAGACACTGGCACGCAGGACTGTTTGGCCCTGAGGATTTGGGTTGAGGAGCCCAAAAAAATGAAGGGCAAACACAAAGATAACGAGGCTATCGAGTTTAGTTACGACCTGGAAAATGACAGCGCTGAGGAAGTGGCTCTCGAAATG GTGAAGTCAGGCTTCTTCCATGAGAGTGACGCCAAGGTGGTGGGAAAATCCATTCGGGACAGAGTCAACCAAATCAAGAAGTCACGGGAGCGACGACAGCAGCAGCAACAACTACTCCAGCAACAGCAGCAGGGATTTGAAGAGAGACGGGACTCCACTATAACTTCTTGTACAGTCTCTCGTCTCTCGAGCCCATCGTTACTGGGGGGTGCGGCAACTGGAGGTGGTGGGCAGGAGGCTGACAATCTCCCTGAAGTGGACCCACATGTTGTCAGGGGGGCGACACTATGCCTCCCAG ggGAAAGTCTTGGGTCTGCCAGCTGTGAATCGTGCGCTAGCGGGCAGAGCCAGTCATACTCTCAACCTGCGGAATCGTTTGCTCTCTCACAGACTTCTCAGCCCATCTCT CGCACTGCCGTACTGACTAATCCTCCGAGGCTCCCAGTTGTTGAGAGTGGAACTGTTGGtcagagtgccagtttgtccagCATGAGTCAAAGCAGAGGCCCACCTGTTGGTCAGACATTTCTTCAGCCCAGCGCCATGGTTCAACAG TCACAAACATTCCCATCAGATGCATTTCAAACTGCTGCGCCGCAAGCGTCTCTGGCTCCCTCTCAATCATACATCACTGCTGTTTCCCCACAAGTTCTCACTTCATCCATGTCAGTTGGTGAGCCTGCTGGACTGGTGGTGACTATTCTTCCCCTCGCTCAGCAGTCCCAAGCCCCTCCTAATCAGCTCATTGACATCATTCAGCAGCCAGTGCCCCAACAAACGCAACCTCTGCAGACTATCGTTCAACCACAGAAAGGGCAAAGTGGCCATACCCCAGCCCTTCAGCAACAGCAAATAGAGAGCCAGGGCATTCTGCCAGAAACACTCCTCAGTACCACTCAGCCTCAACGGAACCTTCCAACTATAGTGGGCCGGAACCTTAATGAGCCTCAGCAGCAGATCTGTCTACAGCAGACCCTTCCACTAAATCCACTGAACCAAGCAGCAGAAAAAGGTTTGGAGCAGCAAGCTTTGTCATTGCCACCACATGGAGAATTTTCTCAAACTGTAAGGTGTCCTTGTGAGCAAATCACCATGCAACCACAGCAAGTTTTACACGCTGACCAACATCAAACCTATATCCCGCTCGAACCGCAACAAGTGCAACTAAAGCATCAGCAACCAGAGCAGCAGCACACTGTAGTACAGAAGCACTTATTAAATCAGCAAACAGCTCTTCTACAACAGCAGCATCAAGACAAGccacaacaacaaaatttaGAGCAACAGAAACAGTTGTATCAACAAGTGGAAAATCCCCAGGCAACAGTACATGAAGATCCACTGAGGCAACAGCAAGCAGAGCATCAGCAGCCACAGCTGACTCAACAACAAGCACTATTACAACAGCATTTCCAGCAACAGCTTGCCTTACAACAGCAGCAACAAGCTGTTTTGCAACAGCAGCCGCAACAAGAAGTCATCCCTCAACATCAAAAAGAGAGATTACAACAACATGTTGTATTACAACAACAATTTCAAGAGCATCAACAGCGCCAAGCTACCATTGTTCAACTTCAGCAAACAGAAAAGCAAGAGGCtgttgcttctctgccaaggggcaGTCAGCAGCATATAGAACAGAAACAATCTGAAATGCATCAGGCATACGCCCCTCAGCTAAACAGCGCTCAATTCATAGCTCACAACCCCCTCACAGGTCAACAAGCTGCACTGATCCTGCAGCAGCAAGCCCATTCTAATCCAACACCACCGCAAGAAGTGATTCAGTACCACTCTCAAATTGGACCCTCTGTCCCGGCTCCCATGATCATGCAGCCTGTCATGACGTCAGGGGTTGTCTCTGCTCAAGCTCCCTCGCAGCAAGGACAAAGTGAAGTTCCTACCCAAAGCCTAAGCCATATTCCTGTCCAATATATAAATCAGTCTACAGTGCAAGCAGCTCAAATGATGATTGAGCCCCATGTGGTTCCTGCGGTTGGAACTACCCAAGAAGCGACAGAAATTGTCATCCATGCCCAGAACCAAGTGTCTGCCCAGCCAGTAATTCTGCCTCAGCCTCTGCAGTCATCAGGTTGTCTGTCCCAACCTCTGCTTAGCAAGAACACATCTGCCAACGTTCAGATCATGGGCCAACAAAGACAACCTACTGTCCAACATCCTGTAACAATTTCCGGTCAGGAACCACATGAGACTCTTTTTCCTCATAATGTTCACATGTCAGGCATGCTGCTACCTCAACTTCAACTACAAACTCAAAATCAGACTATTCTCCAGACCCCAAGTCACTGCGCGGTAAGCCATTTGACTGCTCAGTCCAGTCCTCAGACAAGCTATCAGTCACCGCTATTTCGACACGATGTAACAAATACTCCACAGCAATATCAGCAGGCCAACACCACCAATCTCCCTTCTCTGATAGATCCTGCTTGCGTTGTTACCACTGCTGTCAATATTCCAGTAGTCTTGGCCCAGCAAAAACAGCCGTTAGGAAGCACAGAAAACTCCTCTGTAATTCAGCCCATCTCCCAGCCACAGCTGCAGATGCTTTCTCAGGCTCAGCAACTGCCACCTTCCCAAATCCAGTTGCCAGTCAAGCCTATCCAATGTCCTCTCAGTTCTCAGATAGGCAGAGATGAGGCCAAGCTGTCAGCACAACGACCTCAGCCTGCCATGCATCCAGACACACAGCTTGCCCCCAGGAATGAGGCCAATCATCATTCCCAGAGCACCAATCTTTCCTCCTTGTGCAAGAGCGCAGCGATGGGGATGGTACCTTCCCCTCAGCACCAGGACAAACACACGCTAGCAGCCCACACTCACACACATTCTGACATTCAGGCACAGTCACACTCACAAACACACATTCAAAATCAGGCTCATTCTTACATGCAGGTGCCACCTGCTGAAGTTCTTCACGAGGTCCTCCCTGTACATCAAATAATCGTGAGCCCCTCTCTCACCACGTCTCTCCCATCATCACAACCATCCTCCCATCCTGTTCCTGCTCCCTCTGCGCCAGAGCTGCCATCTCCTCCAGCAGCCCAGGTCAACTTACCAGGGCAAGGAAACTTTATTCCTGCCTCCCCTCCACCTGCTGCCGCGATACAGCTGCTTAATTCTCACTCCCCCAAACTGCCCCAAGCCTCGCTGCAAGACTGTGACATTTCCCAACTGAGCATTTCTCAG GATTGTCTACCTCTGTCAAATACCGAACGCCCTTCCTCAACTGG ATCGGTGCCAACAAATGGAGAAGAAGCTGTTTTGCTTTTGGCAAATGGCAAATTGGAAAAAGTAAAGGGCCAGAGGAGAGCATCTTCTCTGAAACATGACAACAAGGTTTCACATCAATTTCAACTGAGTATGCTTCAG GTGTCAGGTAGCGGTGATAATATGGTGGAATGCCAATTGGAGACCCATAgtaacaaaatggtgacattcaaATTTGACATGGATGGAGATTCACCGGAGGACATTGCGGATTACATG GTGGAGGAAGTCTTTGTCCTTGATGTGGAAAAAGAGAAGTTCATTGAAGAGCTCAGAGCTATAGTTAAAAAAGCCCAGGAAATTCTTCAAACACATTCTCTT ACTGGGTCTACCGACCAGTTACAAGTCAGCACTCCCACTAGCACAACAT CCGACTCTGTACCACATTCCTCGCCGGTGGGACGCTGGCGTTTCTTTATCAACCAGACCATTCGCCACAAAGACTCACTCTCTACCCAGGGAACAGCTACAACACCCCCCACTGGAGAAACAAGGACACTCCAACCCCTGAAAACTGAAAAAG AGAATGAAACCTCTCAGAATTTGGAGCCCTTCAGCGGAGTGTCCACTCCGTCCCCAGGTTCTACTCTTCTAACCCCTTCGACCACTACTGTGCTTACTTCACACACACTTGAAAGCAGTCATGAAACTGCTGACCCTCAAACTACTTCAGCTGGTCTCGATCTGCCAATCCTCACCTCAATTTCTGTCGACCAAAGACCCAGTGTGCCGATAACCACTCCAATATCTGTTGTCACCAACCTTACCGCCATGCCTGCTGCGGCCGTCATTGCACCCTCCACACCCGCTACGGTTCAGGCGGATGTCACAGTAAGCCACGTTGGCCTGGAGCACCCTAAGCAGATTATTTCCCAGCAGGTTTTGGTAGCCGAGCAACCTCAACAGTTCCTTCATAAACACCTGGCCCAACAGTCCGAAATCCCTGCTGAGCTGCCACCAAAGTGGTGCCAGACACAAAATCCGGAGCGAGAGGAAGTGGCCAGAGCCGCTGATGTACCTCTGAAACAACATCCGCTTCCAAAACAATCCTCGTTACAGCAGTCCGAATCCGAGGTGTCCACGGGAGAGACAAGTGTGACAGAAGATGCGGCGCCGTGGCACCCTTCCTCCGACTCGACTTTACCTCCTCTTCATCTGGGGGCGACAGAAGCCCCCTTGCTCCCTCTGTCCCTCACATTCACGCCATCTCCTGCACAGCCTTCCTCGGTGGCCGAGTCGGACAGCGAAGGGCCACCTAAAATGGAGTTTGGTGATAACCGGATGAAGACTCTAGATGAAAAGCTGAGAAACTTGTTGTATCAGGAGCACAGTGGCACGTCTCCAATAGGTGGGGCCACCTCCGCTCTCACGTCGACGGCCTCCACATCTGCAGGCGCAGAGGAGTCATCGGAGCCGCAGCCGTTGTCATACCCGCCGCCTACTTCTGTCTCGGACGCGTCTCCCCTCTCCACGTCCTCCACCACTTCCTcttccaccaccaccaccactgaCCCTGAGAGCTGTGAAGGAGCAGAAGAAGGCTCTCCAGAAGTGTTACACTCAGCCGAGCGGCAGCCTTGCGTTAGTGAGCCCTCCACCACAACTCCCGCATCTCTTTGCTCTGCCAGTCAGGAGATTCCTGCTGGGCCTCAGCGCCCACCAGTGCCAGGAGAACCAACTATCCTT GCTGTACCCTCACAGTGTGACAACAGCACCGCCGGAGAAGCATTGCAGCCCTACCGCCAGCAGATCCCCCTCCAGCATGGAGCGCAGCAGCATATTGAAGGAGGTGGATATTTTGGCCTAAACCTGACATGTCCTAGTATCAGAAATCCTGTTTCTAGCAAGAAATCCTGGACTCGCAAATtcaaaaactgggcatgcaaaCTGCGCCATTCCGCCAGCTTGTTCAAGAAGCCCAGAGTCCAGCAAG CCTCGTTATTAGATGGACAGTCCGGCAGTCTATCGTCCAAAGAGGTGAAGGAGATGGCCCAACCTACACAGTCGCGCAAAGGAAGATTTCAC GTGACCCCTGTGCCTCACGATACGTCGTCAGGTCATGGTAGCGCTCAGAGAAAAGTGGGccgcttctctgttacaaaggcTGATACCCAGGACGAGTTGGGACAGACAGACAGCTCGCCGGTATCTTCTGTTCATATCAGGGAGAGGAGACGTTCTCGAACAAAGGAAGTTGAAAAAGATGAAGGCAAGAGGACGCTAGCGATAGCCCATCTTTCGAGAGCTCACGGGCAGAGTCATTCACCCATAGACAGCAGcgacgatgatgatgatggtAGCGAGTTGGAGGATGAAGATCTGAGGAAAGAACTGCACAAGCTAAGAGAGAA GCACATCAAAGAAGTGGTTTCGCTTCAGGCCCAGCAGAACCGGGAACTGCAAGAACTGTACAGACAACTACGTTCCCAAAAGGACCAAAGGCAAAGTCTTCCTGCTTGCTTGTCTCGGAGTCCTGCTCTTCCCGCTACGCCCCCACTCCTCTCTCCTCGTAGACCCCGGCCAGCAAAAATTAAACTCCGACCCCGCCCGCACTCACACATGGATAACAACAGCGTCACAAACGCCG CATTCCAGCAATCGAGCAGCTTTTCAGGTGCGGAACAGAGTGGTGTGCGTCCTCATTGGAGCTTAGAGCATCGCTCCTCACTCCCTGCCAAAAGAG ATCAAAGCCCTGCCAGGAAAAGCACATTCACAGAACTGCACAAGTTGGTGGATAATTGGACAAATGAGACAGCAGGCCATACCGTGCCCAAACCGTCTCTCAACGAGATCAAGCACATTCAACAGGTGCAGGAGTTGGGAAGCTGGACCCGGCCAACTGAG GTAGTTCCATCGGTTTGGTTTCCCATGGTCCCATTGAACCCACAAGCAGCCTCGGTTGCCGGCAGCTTGTCAGTGGCCGCCCCACCTCAGAACACAGGTGGGAGTAGTCAGTCCATCACCCCTGGGCAACAAGCGCACGTGGCCCAATTACCACAGATGCAGCCCAGTTTACACTTCCAGCAGCAGATGACCTTTCAGCAGGCCCCGGCTTGCCAGCACGCACAGCAACAACCCGTATCTCTAGCGCAGATGCCGGTGGCCGTCCAGCCGCCCGCCTTGTCGCCTCAAAGCCAACCGCCGCTGCCTTCACATGCCGCCGCATCCCCGGCGGCCACTGCCGTGTCTGTGCCGTTCGCGCGCGCTCCCTCTACACCCACAGTAGCCAGCGTGGGGGCATTTTGTTCTTGTTCCTCCTCATCGTCAACCTgctgctcctcctcctcctgtttGAAAGCTGCTGTACCTTCCAGTGCCAAAAGTCACCCGACAGACACTTCCCGCCTCCACGCTTCCTCTGGGACAGAAATGAAACCAAGGTTAGTGTAa